In a single window of the Massilia oculi genome:
- a CDS encoding LysR family transcriptional regulator produces MHPELRQLRHFVTVAEELHFGRAARRLHMTQPPLSQSIANLEELFKVPLFVRNRRMVGLTAAGAALLPEARRILEEAAALPELVRRAASGEAGRLALSFVSTAGLGMLPDVLRRYRAAYPAVRLVLQEATSDVQFDELLSGRIDAGFVIPPQPGAADVMADGALDYLKIVDEPLVLCAPSGLAALQKPGPVRLRDLPPLPLVIFPRTVAPSLHDAILACFRAAGVLPTIGQEAIQMQTIVSLVSGGMGLALVPQSVSNLMRPGVEYRALIDPAPLAETGLAWRRDNDSPVLRGFLECLKN; encoded by the coding sequence ATGCATCCCGAACTGCGCCAGCTGCGCCATTTCGTCACCGTGGCCGAAGAGCTGCATTTCGGCCGCGCCGCGCGCCGACTGCACATGACCCAGCCGCCGCTGTCGCAGAGCATCGCCAACCTCGAAGAACTGTTCAAAGTCCCGCTGTTCGTGCGCAACCGGCGCATGGTCGGCCTGACCGCGGCCGGCGCCGCCCTGCTGCCGGAAGCGCGCCGCATCCTGGAGGAGGCGGCCGCGCTGCCCGAGCTGGTGCGGCGCGCGGCCAGCGGCGAAGCGGGCCGCCTCGCCCTGTCCTTCGTCTCGACCGCCGGCCTGGGAATGCTGCCCGACGTGCTGCGCCGCTATCGCGCCGCCTATCCGGCCGTACGCCTGGTGCTGCAGGAAGCGACCTCCGACGTCCAGTTCGACGAGCTGCTCTCCGGTCGTATCGACGCCGGCTTCGTGATTCCGCCGCAGCCGGGCGCCGCGGACGTCATGGCCGACGGCGCCCTGGACTACCTCAAGATCGTCGACGAACCGCTGGTGCTGTGCGCGCCGAGCGGCCTGGCGGCGCTGCAAAAACCGGGCCCGGTGCGCCTGCGCGACCTGCCGCCGCTGCCGCTGGTGATCTTCCCGCGCACGGTGGCGCCCAGCCTGCACGATGCGATCCTGGCCTGCTTTCGCGCGGCCGGCGTGCTGCCCACCATCGGCCAGGAAGCGATCCAGATGCAGACCATCGTCAGCCTGGTTTCCGGCGGCATGGGCTTGGCACTTGTGCCACAATCCGTGTCGAACCTGATGCGTCCCGGCGTAGAATACCGTGCCCTGATCGATCCGGCGCCGCTGGCCGAAACCGGCCTGGCCTGGCGGCGCGACAACGATTCGCCCGTGCTGAGGGGCTTCCTGGAATGTTTGAAGAATTGA
- a CDS encoding L-dopachrome tautomerase-related protein: protein MMHPNTFARLCAAIAIAIAVPGAAQAAPAAAPVPTIGQLERVAAFHGPMPTGVTVAGGGRIFVNFPRWGDDMPYTVAEIRDGRPVPYPDAAINRADPGDPARGLESVQSVVADGQGRLWILDTAAPGFAAPRLGGAKLVAVDLKTDKVVRTVVFPPEVILPSTYVNDVRFDFRVGREGVAYVTDSSLSGPGAIIVLDLATGKAQRRLQGDRSTSADPRFVPRVEGRVVQSRAADGRTAPFRVASDGIALSPDGETLYFSPLSSRHGYAVATRLLRDPAVSEAALALAVRDLGEKGASDGLETDAAGNLYATDYENNAIRRLEADGSWRTIAQSPELLWPDTLSAGPDGYLYVTANQLHRQAGFNDGKDLRAKPYRLLRMKIGHGPAPTR, encoded by the coding sequence ATGATGCATCCAAATACTTTCGCGCGCTTGTGCGCCGCCATCGCGATCGCCATCGCCGTCCCGGGCGCGGCCCAGGCGGCGCCGGCCGCCGCGCCCGTGCCGACCATCGGCCAGCTCGAACGCGTGGCCGCCTTCCACGGCCCGATGCCCACCGGCGTCACGGTGGCAGGAGGCGGCCGTATCTTCGTGAACTTCCCGCGCTGGGGCGATGACATGCCCTATACGGTGGCGGAAATCCGCGACGGCAGGCCTGTCCCGTATCCCGACGCCGCCATCAACCGCGCCGATCCGGGCGATCCGGCCCGCGGCCTGGAGAGCGTGCAAAGCGTGGTCGCGGATGGCCAGGGTCGCCTGTGGATCCTGGACACCGCCGCACCGGGCTTCGCCGCGCCGAGGCTGGGCGGCGCCAAGCTGGTGGCGGTCGACCTGAAGACCGACAAGGTGGTCAGGACCGTGGTGTTTCCGCCCGAAGTGATCCTGCCGAGCACCTACGTCAACGACGTGCGTTTCGATTTCCGCGTCGGCCGCGAGGGCGTGGCCTATGTCACCGATTCGTCCCTGAGCGGGCCGGGCGCCATCATCGTGCTCGACTTGGCCACCGGCAAGGCGCAGCGCCGTCTACAAGGGGATCGCTCCACCTCGGCCGACCCGCGCTTCGTGCCGCGCGTGGAAGGCCGGGTGGTGCAGAGTCGTGCGGCCGATGGCAGGACCGCGCCGTTCCGGGTGGCGTCGGATGGCATCGCGCTCTCGCCCGACGGTGAAACCCTGTATTTCAGTCCGCTCTCCAGCCGTCATGGCTACGCGGTGGCCACGCGCCTGTTGCGCGATCCGGCGGTCAGCGAGGCGGCGCTGGCGCTGGCCGTGCGCGACCTGGGCGAGAAAGGCGCGTCGGACGGGCTGGAGACCGATGCCGCCGGCAACCTGTATGCGACCGACTACGAGAACAATGCGATCCGCCGCCTGGAAGCCGACGGCAGCTGGCGCACCATCGCGCAAAGCCCCGAGCTGCTGTGGCCCGATACGCTGTCCGCCGGTCCGGATGGCTACTTGTACGTCACCGCCAACCAGTTGCACCGCCAGGCCGGCTTCAACGACGGCAAGGACCTGCGCGCCAAGCCGTACCGGCTGCTGCGCATGAAGATCGGGCACGGGCCGGCGCCGACGCGTTGA
- the lgt gene encoding prolipoprotein diacylglyceryl transferase — protein sequence MLIHPQPDPIAISLGPVQIHWYGLMYVVAFALFIILGRVRIRMPHVAAQGWTRDDLDDMLFYGMLGVIVGGRLGEVLFYQPLYFLAHPLEIFMIWKGGMSFHGGFLGVLIAMSLWARKRKRNLLDVYDFIAPLVPLGYAAGRMGNFINAELPGRLADPNLPWAMLWPGVAGPRHPSPLYQALVDGVLVFVILWLFARKARPRLAVGAMFTLLYGCARFFTEWFRVPDWETTVFGLPITSGQVLSLPMIVAALVMLAWAYRQAPGRPVTA from the coding sequence ATGCTGATTCATCCGCAGCCGGACCCGATCGCGATTTCGCTCGGCCCGGTGCAAATCCACTGGTATGGCCTGATGTACGTGGTCGCCTTTGCCCTGTTCATCATCCTGGGCCGGGTGCGCATCCGCATGCCACACGTGGCGGCGCAGGGCTGGACCCGCGACGACCTGGACGACATGCTGTTCTACGGGATGCTGGGCGTGATCGTGGGCGGCCGCCTGGGCGAAGTGCTGTTCTACCAGCCGCTGTACTTCCTCGCGCACCCGCTCGAGATCTTCATGATCTGGAAGGGCGGCATGTCCTTCCACGGCGGCTTCCTGGGCGTCCTGATCGCGATGTCGCTGTGGGCGCGCAAGCGCAAGCGCAACCTGCTCGACGTCTACGACTTCATCGCGCCGCTGGTGCCGCTCGGCTACGCCGCCGGCCGCATGGGCAACTTCATCAACGCCGAGCTGCCTGGCCGGCTGGCCGATCCGAACCTGCCGTGGGCCATGCTGTGGCCCGGCGTGGCCGGCCCGCGCCATCCGTCGCCGCTGTACCAGGCGCTGGTCGACGGCGTGCTGGTGTTCGTGATCCTGTGGCTGTTCGCGCGCAAGGCGCGTCCACGCCTGGCGGTCGGCGCCATGTTCACCCTGCTGTATGGCTGCGCGCGCTTCTTCACCGAGTGGTTCCGCGTGCCGGACTGGGAAACCACCGTGTTCGGCCTGCCGATCACCTCGGGCCAGGTGCTGTCGCTGCCGATGATCGTCGCCGCGCTGGTCATGCTGGCCTGGGCCTATCGCCAGGCGCCGGGCCGGCCTGTGACGGCCTAG
- a CDS encoding (2Fe-2S)-binding protein, with the protein MTTYRLQVNGKRHAVDIDPDTPLLYVLRNELALNGAKFGCGLGQCGSCTVIMDGKPVMSCLVPVSSVGARAVRTVEGLGDSDKPGVLQQAFIDEQAAQCGYCIAGMIMQATALLEREPNPSDARIRAHMAPNLCRCGTHMRILRAVRRAADRLAAGGER; encoded by the coding sequence ATGACGACCTACCGCCTGCAGGTGAACGGCAAGCGCCATGCCGTCGATATTGACCCCGACACCCCGCTGCTGTACGTGCTGCGCAACGAGCTGGCCCTGAACGGCGCCAAGTTCGGCTGCGGCCTGGGCCAGTGCGGCTCCTGCACCGTGATCATGGACGGCAAGCCCGTGATGTCCTGCCTGGTTCCGGTGTCCAGCGTCGGCGCGCGCGCCGTGCGCACCGTCGAAGGCCTGGGCGACAGCGACAAGCCCGGCGTACTGCAGCAGGCCTTCATCGACGAGCAGGCGGCGCAATGCGGCTACTGCATCGCGGGCATGATCATGCAGGCCACCGCGCTGCTCGAACGCGAACCGAATCCCAGCGACGCCCGGATCCGCGCCCACATGGCGCCCAACCTGTGCCGCTGCGGCACCCATATGCGCATCCTGCGCGCGGTGCGGCGCGCGGCGGACCGGCTCGCCGCGGGAGGCGAGCGATGA
- a CDS encoding CHAD domain-containing protein codes for MSKQQKAKPAPEGKEAAIAPTEQQVQQQTAPVAPSEPQQDQPLPKDEPIRPVKAEPVRLRGRMTLEDAFQSIGLNCVRQIEANLPGVLKQNVESLHQMRVGLRRLRALLAMFEDLAAPPVALHADIEWLSGELGPARDWDVLADSTLDRVQGFDATALRQAAHERANAHHAHILNVLREPRYAELMTQLNEWLGERRWRPDATLDKDSPLAERAARAALPLLRKAEKRLAKRIDGLDEGDAPGRHRVRIAAKKARYAAEFFRDLLPARRVKRYVGHLEKLQDRLGLLNDMAVADQLLEELKGGNSQVARQASYVRGYMAASSEAGTQGLSKTLADVAKRRITR; via the coding sequence ATGAGTAAGCAACAAAAAGCAAAACCGGCGCCGGAAGGCAAGGAGGCGGCGATCGCGCCGACCGAACAGCAAGTCCAGCAGCAGACCGCACCGGTGGCGCCATCCGAGCCCCAGCAGGATCAACCTTTGCCGAAGGACGAGCCGATCCGCCCGGTCAAGGCCGAACCGGTGCGCCTGCGCGGGCGCATGACGCTGGAAGACGCCTTCCAGTCCATCGGCCTGAATTGCGTGCGCCAGATCGAAGCGAACTTGCCGGGCGTGCTGAAGCAAAACGTCGAAAGCCTGCACCAGATGCGGGTCGGCCTGCGCCGCCTGCGCGCGCTGCTTGCCATGTTCGAAGACCTGGCCGCGCCGCCGGTCGCCCTGCATGCCGACATCGAATGGCTGTCCGGCGAACTGGGACCGGCGCGCGACTGGGACGTGCTGGCCGACTCGACCCTCGACCGGGTCCAGGGCTTCGACGCGACGGCGCTGCGCCAGGCCGCGCACGAGCGCGCGAACGCACATCACGCGCACATCCTGAACGTGCTGCGCGAGCCGCGCTATGCCGAGCTGATGACGCAGCTGAACGAGTGGCTCGGCGAACGCCGCTGGCGTCCCGACGCCACGCTGGACAAGGATTCACCCCTGGCCGAGCGCGCCGCCAGGGCCGCCCTGCCCCTGCTGCGCAAGGCCGAGAAGCGCCTGGCCAAACGCATCGACGGCCTGGACGAGGGCGACGCACCTGGCCGTCACCGGGTGCGCATCGCCGCCAAGAAGGCGCGCTACGCGGCCGAATTCTTCCGCGACCTGCTGCCGGCGCGCCGCGTCAAGCGCTACGTCGGCCACCTCGAAAAGCTGCAGGACCGCCTTGGCCTCCTGAACGACATGGCGGTGGCCGACCAGCTGCTCGAGGAACTCAAGGGCGGCAACAGCCAGGTCGCCAGGCAGGCCTCCTACGTGCGCGGCTACATGGCCGCCAGCAGCGAGGCCGGCACCCAAGGTCTGTCAAAGACGCTGGCGGATGTCGCCAAGCGTCGCATCACGCGCTGA
- a CDS encoding DNA polymerase III subunit chi: protein MTRIDFHTNIPDKLSYACRLARKAYGARAKVVVLAESTEQAEALNAALWNVGDTDFIPHVLASDPLAPQTPIVITDNEDATLPHHDMLVNLTRRTPNNFAQFARVFEIISLDEDDAAEGRKRYVAYKRQSYPLTHFVAGQT, encoded by the coding sequence ATGACCCGGATCGACTTCCACACGAATATTCCCGATAAGCTTTCCTATGCCTGCCGGCTGGCGCGCAAGGCATATGGCGCGCGCGCCAAAGTCGTGGTGCTGGCAGAAAGCACTGAACAGGCCGAGGCATTGAATGCGGCGCTGTGGAACGTGGGGGATACCGATTTCATTCCACACGTGCTGGCCAGCGATCCGCTGGCGCCGCAAACGCCGATCGTGATTACCGATAATGAAGACGCGACGCTGCCGCACCACGATATGCTGGTGAACCTCACGCGCCGCACGCCGAACAATTTCGCGCAATTCGCGCGCGTGTTCGAAATCATTTCGCTCGATGAAGACGATGCCGCCGAGGGACGCAAACGCTATGTCGCATATAAAAGGCAATCCTATCCATTGACCCACTTCGTCGCAGGACAGACATGA
- a CDS encoding c-type cytochrome produces the protein MKRSLMLCVVLSAFASSGAFAQADLAKAKNCMACHTVATKLVGPAYKDVAEKYAGQKGAEDKLVQKVLKGGSGTWGPIPMPANPQVSEAEARSLVKWVLATK, from the coding sequence ATGAAGCGGTCCCTGATGTTGTGTGTGGTGCTGTCGGCTTTCGCGTCGTCGGGTGCGTTCGCCCAGGCCGACCTGGCCAAGGCCAAGAATTGCATGGCTTGCCACACCGTCGCCACCAAGCTGGTCGGTCCTGCCTACAAGGACGTCGCGGAAAAGTACGCGGGCCAGAAGGGCGCCGAGGACAAGCTGGTGCAGAAGGTGCTGAAAGGCGGTTCGGGCACCTGGGGCCCGATCCCGATGCCGGCCAATCCGCAGGTGAGCGAGGCCGAGGCGCGTTCGCTGGTCAAGTGGGTGCTGGCGACCAAGTAA
- a CDS encoding H-NS histone family protein: protein MANIDLSGYNLAELKGLQFDIEKEIKNRQQQDVKKAREQILEIAQNMGISVEELLAKGTGKSKKAGSGAKVNPQYHNPADNSQTWTGRGRQPKWVVEALGKGKSLDDLRI from the coding sequence ATGGCAAACATCGATCTGTCGGGTTATAACCTCGCCGAGCTGAAGGGTCTTCAATTCGATATCGAAAAGGAGATCAAAAACCGCCAGCAGCAAGACGTCAAGAAAGCGCGCGAGCAGATTCTCGAGATCGCCCAGAATATGGGAATCTCGGTGGAAGAATTGCTGGCCAAGGGCACTGGCAAAAGCAAGAAAGCGGGCAGCGGCGCCAAGGTGAATCCCCAGTATCACAACCCGGCCGATAATTCCCAGACCTGGACCGGCCGCGGCCGCCAGCCAAAATGGGTAGTCGAGGCGTTGGGTAAAGGCAAGTCGCTGGACGACCTGCGCATCTGA
- a CDS encoding DUF3617 domain-containing protein, with translation MRLIRTASIALSMATLCAANAFAQQVNIKPGLWQIDMTLPGQGGGNQMAGVVALMKSQMASMSPAQRAEIQKRLGAGGTEFTDDGVRTKQCITKDDIAKFDVFGKKGPDGCTRNATPTAGGMNVSMQCTQPQMKIDAVVKTPSETAYTFDSTATVAGPNGMTVTQKTTGSGKWLGSDCGNVAAPQS, from the coding sequence ATGAGACTGATTCGGACCGCCAGCATTGCATTGAGCATGGCAACCTTGTGCGCAGCGAATGCGTTCGCCCAGCAAGTCAACATCAAGCCTGGACTGTGGCAGATCGACATGACCCTGCCCGGCCAGGGAGGGGGCAATCAGATGGCCGGTGTCGTCGCATTGATGAAGAGCCAGATGGCCTCGATGTCGCCGGCCCAGCGCGCGGAAATACAAAAAAGGCTGGGCGCCGGTGGCACGGAATTCACCGACGATGGCGTGCGCACCAAGCAGTGCATCACGAAAGACGACATCGCGAAGTTCGACGTATTTGGTAAAAAAGGTCCTGACGGCTGCACCAGGAACGCGACCCCCACCGCCGGCGGCATGAATGTGAGCATGCAGTGCACGCAGCCGCAAATGAAGATCGACGCCGTGGTGAAGACCCCCAGTGAGACCGCCTATACCTTCGACTCGACTGCCACCGTGGCCGGTCCGAACGGCATGACGGTGACCCAGAAAACCACCGGCTCGGGCAAATGGCTGGGCAGCGACTGCGGTAATGTCGCGGCCCCGCAGTCGTGA
- a CDS encoding c-type cytochrome codes for MNRPRRRRHIGWWLLLAAIVVLMGIAFAIMWRPALAPQNTIPSFDQARIERGANLAHLGMCASCHTADLSRPFAGGKPMETPFGTVHSTNITPDADTGIGAWSPGAFTRAMREGVSRDGHLLYPAFPYNHYVRMTQADIDDLYAWFMTRPAITSPARDNDMTFPFGFRPLVGFWNVLYLNDAPWRPDPRQSAEWNRGAYLADAVAHCAACHTPRTKLGGPDLKRQLDGGEAEDWYAPALSATSPSPLPWTRAQLQAYLRTGMAEDHAVAGGPMQDVVMHLAQADEGDVAALAAWTHSHLSQAPPRATPARRDGPLPQPVADDPDLSRMRLGYELYANACARCHDVGRAPSSGTALPLQKAIALYDPDPRSLIHIVDTGILPPDGEPGRWMPGFGAILSIEQAGALAAYLRKYGAGQPAWPELDEQVSKARAP; via the coding sequence ATGAATCGACCCAGGCGCAGGCGGCATATCGGATGGTGGCTGCTCCTCGCGGCCATCGTCGTATTGATGGGCATCGCCTTCGCCATCATGTGGCGCCCCGCGCTGGCGCCGCAGAACACCATCCCCTCCTTCGACCAGGCACGCATCGAGCGCGGCGCCAATCTCGCCCACCTCGGCATGTGCGCCTCGTGCCACACGGCCGACTTGTCGCGCCCCTTTGCCGGCGGCAAGCCGATGGAGACGCCGTTCGGCACCGTCCACAGCACCAATATCACGCCCGATGCCGACACCGGCATCGGCGCCTGGAGCCCTGGCGCTTTCACCAGGGCCATGCGCGAGGGCGTCTCGCGCGACGGCCACCTGCTCTATCCGGCCTTCCCCTACAACCACTACGTGCGCATGACGCAGGCCGACATCGACGACCTGTACGCCTGGTTCATGACCCGGCCCGCGATCACCTCCCCGGCGCGCGACAACGACATGACCTTCCCCTTCGGTTTCCGGCCGCTGGTCGGTTTCTGGAACGTGCTGTACCTGAATGATGCGCCGTGGCGGCCCGACCCGCGCCAATCTGCCGAGTGGAACCGCGGCGCCTACCTGGCCGACGCCGTCGCCCACTGCGCGGCCTGCCACACGCCGCGCACGAAGCTGGGCGGCCCGGATCTGAAGCGCCAGCTCGACGGCGGCGAAGCCGAGGACTGGTACGCGCCCGCCCTGAGCGCGACATCGCCGTCACCGCTGCCGTGGACGCGCGCGCAGCTGCAGGCCTACCTGCGCACCGGCATGGCCGAGGATCATGCGGTCGCCGGCGGACCGATGCAGGACGTGGTGATGCACCTGGCCCAGGCCGATGAAGGCGACGTCGCCGCGCTGGCAGCCTGGACCCACAGCCACCTGTCGCAGGCGCCGCCGCGCGCGACGCCGGCGCGGCGCGATGGGCCGCTGCCCCAACCCGTTGCCGACGATCCCGACCTGTCGCGCATGCGCCTCGGCTACGAGCTGTACGCCAATGCCTGCGCGCGCTGCCACGACGTCGGCCGCGCCCCGAGCTCGGGCACCGCCCTGCCCCTGCAGAAAGCGATCGCCCTGTACGACCCCGACCCGCGCAGCCTGATCCACATCGTCGACACCGGCATCCTGCCGCCGGATGGCGAGCCGGGGCGCTGGATGCCCGGCTTCGGGGCGATCCTGAGCATTGAACAGGCCGGCGCGCTGGCCGCCTACCTGCGCAAGTACGGCGCCGGCCAGCCGGCCTGGCCGGAACTGGACGAGCAAGTGAGCAAAGCGAGAGCACCATGA
- a CDS encoding TIGR04438 family Trp-rich protein: MPLILLIVALAALRFFEVWRFAELSWWVIAGLFVLAFIWFEYIEKMLGLDKKKDHELQDKRRNDRVKKTLDKRR; this comes from the coding sequence ATGCCACTCATCCTCTTGATCGTCGCCCTGGCCGCCCTGCGCTTCTTCGAGGTCTGGCGTTTTGCCGAACTGTCCTGGTGGGTCATTGCCGGGCTGTTCGTACTCGCCTTTATCTGGTTCGAATACATCGAAAAGATGCTCGGGCTCGACAAGAAAAAGGATCACGAGCTCCAGGACAAGCGTCGCAACGACCGCGTGAAGAAGACCCTCGACAAGCGCCGCTGA
- a CDS encoding NHL repeat-containing protein, with protein sequence MKRTSLLAALVGAAVLAIGTAIYFTDTIERRPGALAILTPPVAKTTPFWPARVSLLAGDGRDGVIDGPASASRFSDPYGVAIGARGVVYVADGGEANRIRLIQPDGAVSTLAGGQEGFADGIGAAAAFHTPSALALDHEGNLYVADTGNHAIRKVTPDGTVTTVAGSGSPGYLDGVGRAAQFNGPVGIAVDDAGIVYVADTYNDRIRRIAPDGTVTTLAGNGKPGLLDGALPDAGFDTPSALAAGRDGTLYVADTGNHAVRRIKTDGTVDTLAIPLEGEVRPPLRRPAGLALTRDGYLYIAASSGGRILQLTPDGEMRPLQDVDRPLEPNGFGSDGTVQLYGPRGIAVGRDGSLVVADASAHRVHRLAPPREGEAAPVVARPALVTRTEPMPWPVGPQDMVHEVVGVMGEVRGAYNGDRRHHFHAGLDVRADVGAKVLAVFPSKVTDPHANWGFNTLSEGLSVGPLSYIHMRVGRDPQGRPLDPRFQVLRDAKGKAERVRVPRGTRFAVGDALGTINAMAHVHLDYYQGGTVVNPLTLPFTGFTDTVPPFIQRIALYDGAGKRITAKKGQPIRLNRSLGDVQVVVNAYDQVNGNLARRKLGLYKLGYQLLQADGTPLPGFGQPVITQVFDRLPRNQDAVKAVYAPTSGITVYGSKSTQFDYALNNRLQDGEIETGSWRIGELAPGRYTLRIHAADFAGNLAQEGRDLAFEVVE encoded by the coding sequence GTGAAACGAACTTCCCTCCTCGCCGCGCTCGTGGGCGCCGCCGTCCTGGCCATCGGCACGGCCATCTACTTTACCGACACCATCGAACGACGCCCCGGCGCCCTGGCCATCCTGACGCCGCCCGTTGCGAAGACCACGCCATTCTGGCCGGCGCGCGTGAGCCTGCTGGCGGGCGACGGCCGCGACGGCGTGATCGACGGGCCGGCCAGCGCCAGCCGCTTCAGCGATCCCTATGGCGTGGCCATCGGCGCGCGCGGCGTGGTGTACGTCGCCGACGGGGGCGAAGCCAACCGCATCCGCCTGATCCAGCCCGACGGCGCGGTCTCGACGCTGGCCGGCGGCCAGGAAGGTTTTGCCGACGGCATCGGCGCGGCGGCCGCCTTCCACACCCCGTCCGCCCTCGCGCTCGACCATGAAGGCAATCTGTACGTGGCCGACACCGGCAACCATGCGATCCGCAAGGTGACGCCCGACGGCACGGTGACCACGGTAGCCGGCAGCGGCAGCCCCGGCTACCTGGATGGCGTTGGCCGTGCGGCCCAGTTCAACGGCCCGGTCGGCATCGCGGTGGACGATGCCGGCATCGTCTACGTGGCCGACACCTACAACGACCGCATCCGCCGCATCGCGCCCGACGGCACGGTGACGACGCTGGCCGGCAATGGCAAACCCGGCCTGCTGGACGGCGCGTTGCCGGACGCCGGCTTCGACACCCCGAGCGCGCTGGCGGCCGGCCGCGACGGTACGCTGTATGTGGCCGATACCGGCAACCACGCGGTGCGCCGCATCAAGACCGACGGCACGGTCGACACGCTGGCGATCCCGCTCGAAGGCGAGGTCCGTCCGCCGCTGCGGCGCCCGGCGGGCCTGGCGCTCACGCGCGACGGCTACCTGTACATCGCCGCCAGTTCCGGCGGCCGCATCCTGCAACTGACGCCGGATGGCGAGATGCGTCCGCTGCAGGACGTCGACCGCCCACTCGAACCGAACGGCTTCGGCAGCGACGGCACGGTCCAGCTGTACGGCCCGCGCGGCATCGCGGTCGGCCGAGACGGCAGCCTGGTGGTGGCCGACGCCAGTGCCCATCGCGTGCACCGGCTGGCGCCGCCGCGCGAGGGCGAAGCCGCGCCGGTAGTGGCGCGGCCGGCCCTCGTCACGCGCACCGAGCCGATGCCGTGGCCGGTCGGTCCCCAGGACATGGTCCATGAAGTCGTCGGCGTGATGGGCGAGGTGCGCGGCGCCTACAACGGCGACAGGCGCCACCATTTCCACGCCGGCCTGGACGTGCGCGCCGACGTCGGCGCGAAGGTGCTGGCGGTATTCCCGTCGAAAGTGACCGACCCGCACGCCAACTGGGGCTTCAACACGCTCAGCGAAGGCCTGAGCGTGGGCCCGCTCTCGTACATCCACATGCGCGTCGGCCGCGACCCGCAGGGCCGGCCGCTCGATCCGCGCTTCCAGGTCCTGCGCGACGCCAAGGGCAAGGCCGAACGCGTGCGGGTGCCGCGCGGCACCCGCTTCGCGGTGGGCGATGCGCTCGGCACCATCAATGCCATGGCCCACGTCCACCTGGATTACTACCAGGGCGGCACGGTGGTCAATCCGCTGACCCTGCCGTTCACGGGGTTTACCGACACCGTCCCGCCGTTCATCCAGCGCATCGCGCTGTACGACGGCGCCGGCAAGCGCATCACGGCGAAGAAGGGCCAGCCGATCCGGTTGAACCGCAGCCTGGGCGACGTACAAGTGGTCGTCAACGCCTACGACCAGGTGAACGGCAACCTGGCGCGCCGCAAGCTCGGCCTGTACAAGCTGGGCTACCAGCTATTGCAGGCCGACGGCACGCCCCTGCCCGGCTTCGGGCAGCCGGTCATCACCCAGGTCTTCGACCGCCTGCCGCGCAACCAGGATGCCGTCAAGGCCGTCTACGCGCCGACCAGCGGCATCACGGTCTATGGCAGCAAGTCGACCCAGTTCGACTACGCGCTCAACAACCGCCTGCAGGACGGCGAGATCGAGACCGGCAGCTGGCGCATCGGCGAGCTCGCGCCCGGCCGCTACACGCTGCGCATCCACGCCGCCGACTTCGCCGGCAATCTGGCGCAGGAGGGGCGCGACCTGGCATTCGAAGTAGTTGAGTAA